The window GTGACAttttatataatgtattttatttctaATTGTTGCATTTCTTTAATTTTTGTTACTTTCTGCAGCACAGTCTATAATCAATGATCTAAGCAGTCAACCAATGACATCATCTTTTTTCCACTGCAGGGCCATTTTAGAGGGGTCCAGAGCCCATCTCATGCAGCACATGCACAAGGCTGtggacaccctgggcaggatgcaggCCTCCCCAGGACTTACACACAAGCATCCAGCTGCCCGTCTTTGGGGTGTAGTAGGCAAACAGCACAAACCCACACAGTACAGAGAGAgatcatgtaaactccacaccctggagggattcaaacccccaaccttGAAGGCAGGAGGGGTTAATGCTATTCACCGCACAAGCATGCCAGCTTTTCCATGCATATTCATGGTTAGTTTTATTGAAGCCATTCTGATTTATGTACCTTGCTCTGTCTCACAGGCCCTGTCAACCTGTAGCCCACAAAATATTCAGCCTGTTCTTTAAACACTTCTTGCTACCATAACACCAAGCCTTCCTGGTGCTCCAACCTGCGGCATTTCTCTACCTGGACGCTTGACCGGCCCCTTCTCAATTTCCACACACCTCCCCCGTGAGGCTTATTTGGGCTAACTTACAAGGGCGCAATCGAACTGCCCGATGCAGCACCGTCAGCGCGGCTGTCGCATTGTTTTCGGTGGCTGCATCAGCTTTTAAATCACTCTGGTGCAGAAGATTGTCACATCCAGGCCGAGAAAATCAACCTGAACATTCCCTGCTTTTAGAAATCTGCTGACATGGGACAGAACTGGCCTTACCGCTGCTGCCTGGCGGTAACACAACTCCTGAAGGCATCCAAACcttctcccactcctgcagtTCACATCTTTCATTCCCAGTCATGCCCAGTAGTAATACCACCTCAGCTAAGAAAGTCTGAAGACAAGAGGCTGCATCGTGAATTTCAGTATGGGTACAGCTGTGAACAATTTTACACTTCAGCGAAATACAACATTTTGGTGTATATGGTCTAAgtggatggaagatggatggatggatggatggagggatggatggatgaatggttggTTGGTCATATGTGCATGGTGGACAGATGACTGGAACATGGCAGGAAActagataaaaaaaacacaaacaagcaAGTGCTCCCCACAGATAGCTGATACCAGAATTAGACCCAAAGTTTGAGTATCCGTGAGATAGCTACCTTGACCCTCACCTCCTGTTTCCTGGCCAAGCCTGGCAGTAGACTCAGAGAAGAGGAATCCACACCAATAAGAGCATGAGATGTGCCACAAACGGAACTCAAACCTGCACTCCTTCCCATCATAAGACTTCCAGACAACAATGCTGATGCCCTTTGGGCAACCCTCTCATCAATGTGCCTTCTGTCCTTGGAAAGCATGTGGTTTGCCAGGCTTCTGAAGAAGCTTTGTGAGGTCTCCAAATCATGGGCAGATACTCCCCAACTGGTGGGACCAGTGATAAGGACTTTGCCGAAACTGCTCTGCCGTGTCATATCAGCCCTTTCCTCTTCCCAGAATCTCCTGTAACGTATAAAACTAAAGTCATAAAAGCTTCTTTCAATATCTATTTATTCAGCTGCAAAGGTTTAAATAGCTCCTCTGGCCTTAGTAAGAAAGAAGTACTTTTAATACATTTAATCTTTAATGGAAACAGCCCAAGGCACACCTAGTCTCACTCATATATCCCGATTACTGGAAATATGGCAAAATAAAACCATAATTTAAATCCATGACATTTCCTTcaacaaaaaagcaaaaatttTCCACTATACCAGTGAAGATAAATATCATCAGTGATTTCTTTGAAAGCGAAACAAAACCTTTAATCAGAATTGTTGTTCAACACTCCAGCAAAACTCCCAGGACATTAAAATTGTACTTTAATATTGttttgtaaaaataaatcattgtGCCAGTGATGCTTGATTATTAATTATCCTGGTCCACAAATATCAGAAACACACAGAAGATGAACATTACATCAAGTAGTCAACATATATCACGATATCAGAGACCCAGAAATGAGAGAAGCATCCCAGTGCAGATTTACTTCAACATAAGTCTATTTCCTTTGAATTATGCGTTAATTCTGGGGTCAGTATTGCTCTTTATTTGTCCAAAACTGTAATATCAAGTTCCTTGTCAGGCATTTACATGCAGTACATtaacaatttaaaataaaaaaaacataccaTGTCAGTGCATTTTGCATGCCTGTATGTCCAATTCAATTTCCCATGTAAACATATTATGcaagtattttatttaaaagtctATTTCCTAAATTCATACCCCATGGAGGAACTGAtacttttgttttctttattatataattatgacttgtttttaaaaagcatttgaaatCTTTGACTGATATTTCGGTATAAAATGTTTCCCCACTGCAGTGAGTACAAAGTCAGACTTATGAAAAATATGTAGCACTGTATAAACCgctaaagataaaaaaaataataactatATACCCCAGGCGACCTGTTGACTACATTTTTTGTTAATAACAGATTAGTCATTCCAAAAATGACAATAACAGAACATGCATCCTTTCAAAATAGAAAGATTTATCATTAGGGGCTTTGTAGCTCCTCATTGTCGATCAACGTGTCCTTCTTGAAGAACTTGGCGTTGCGAATTGAGCGCCACACTCCTGCGTAAGTGTCACTGAAAGACGTGCTGTTCGTTTCGCCGTTGGGACGGTTGACCCAGTTTTGCAGCTCGATGGATTCTGTTTTGCCGTTTTCTGTCACGGGACACTCTGTTTGGTTGGTCACGTCAACAACGTCACCTGATTGGTCGCCCGCGTTCCCGCCTGGCCTTTTCTCTTCAGTGTAAGGTTCGCCAGGCGGCTCCTGGTCCTTGCTGCTCGCCTCCAAGTCCTGGTAGTTACTTTTCTTCTTGGTCTCAAAATACTTCACGATACAGTAGGTGATGGAGCCCACGGTGTTAACCACGACCCCGGCCACGAAGAGGTTAGTGGGCTCCACGTCGCTGAAAGCCAGCATGCCCACGGTGATTGTGGCGATGCTCTTGACCACTCCCACGAAGCTGGTGGTGACGGCCGAGTTGATGTAGGTGCAGTGGAGGGTGGTGAAGTTCATGGCGCAACCGATGAAAATGGAGGCTATGAAGAGAGAGGTAATGTATGGGTTGCTCCAGCCGGAGTATGACCACATGTGTACAGCGTCCATGCTGATGAATGAACATACGAGCAGCACTGGGGTCGCCGTGACGGCAACGGCGTACTGAGCCGTCAGTGGACCATAGTCACTGTCTGCGCTGGTCTTCTGAATGAGCACCAGGTACGACGCATGGATGATCACAGCCAGGacaccagtcacgtagccaaaAGGGTCCCCAGTAAGGTCTCCCGCTCCTGAGGGAAAACCACGTCACACAAGAGTGTCCGGTCAAAATAACAACACCTGCCTCTATATATGTCATGTTttatcttttttgtttgtttctaaaTTGTCGCTTTAAAGCACCAGGAACAAAGCAATTAATTTCTCATCAATTTATTTCCCATTTCTTTCACATTTAAAGGAAAACGCAACCATAAATACACACTCTCTGGAAAAACGGTATAAATGAATACCTTAAGGTTGTCACTGAGGTTGTACCCCCGAGCGTCTGTTAGTTATACCCATAGCTGTAAATAATTGTACCTTTCAAGATACAAAAATGGACTCTGatgaacatttctgtaccttaaaaggtacatttataaaggtacagccccagtgacataaAGGTAcatttttttacctttttttctggGAGTATGCAGGTACAAGACTGTCAAAAGGAATGAATGTAAATTAAGATGCGCTAAAGTGATTAAAGCAGTTTACTGCCACACCCCTATGCGCGAAACGCTTGGTCAGTATTCAAAGAATCGCAATTTAAAATATCGCATCGCATGCACTAAGTATAAGTTAAAAGCAAGAATATTCAGAATTACCGGCTAAGGCGGCTCCCCCGGTTGTGATCAGCACCGCCGTTATCACTCCGATGGACGGGATCCCGTTTTTCAAGACGCAGACGCCGATGCTTAGAGTGACTAAAGGCAGACAGCGTTTAAAAACCACATACATAGGGAGGCTCAGTCCCCTCAGGGACCAAAGAGTTAGTGTTGATTGTAGCGTGGACAGGATGCACACGCTGGCGAAAACTTTTGCTAAATTGAAGCTGTAGGGAGGTACGTCCACTTTGCCGAACCTCCGGAGCAGCTCCAGTGAGATCGCCGCAGTGCCGCTGGTCAGGAACTGGATGAGGGTGATGTACCTGAAGCTGTAAGTCGTTATGAGAAATTTCAACAAAATATTTAACGATCCCGAGAAAACTCCGTGCGCCACTGCCACCGAAATGCCCAGTAAACGACCTTTGCAAACTTCCATGGTTCCTTTAAATTAATCTCAGTCCCGCAAGTGTAACAGAGGCGGCGATACCGGTGCGATCAGCCCCCAGTATAATGTCACACAAACCTCCCTCTTCGAGCAAAGAGCTAAAAACGTCCAAGTTATTAATGTCAGGCAGAAATCAATTGGCAAACAGTGGCGTTTATGTAAAGGAGGTCCACTTAAGCAGAGTCATGGTCaaaaagatggggggggggaagcttcGACCTGCTGACGCATTTGATTCAACGGCGAAGCTGCGccgttttcatttatttaattaggAACTTCAATCTCCATTTCTTCGCTCGTGAACCCAGCAGTGCTCGGACGAGGCTTGTGTGGGGTATAACCCAATGATACATCCCCCCCACTCCTTCTGCGCAGGATGAGGGTGGCTCGCTTTGCTGCTTTCGCCGAAAGCGAATGCGGACAATTCGCCGCAGCGCCACTTCCATTATCCAGGATACCAACCTTCTTTAATCCTTTCACTCACTTTGACGAACTTTCCCCACATAAAAAGCACCTATTTCCGTAATTACACAAGAAATTACGCTGCCCATACGAGCTCCTCTAATGTAACTTTATCCGGGAAAGTTTTTGAAGTcagttatatattatataatagtggggtcaaaaaatgcaACAATATAATTTATGGTCATTATTTTTCTACTTTGTGATTTAATTGTAACCGCGTAAGACTGAAAACCAAAGCAGAAGTAGGTCTACGCTTCTACAGACTGACAAGGCAAATTATTAAATAATAGCCTGATGATAATAAGCAAACATCTGCGTGGAGATGACTTACAGCATATTTCGTTTGTTTAAACTTAACATACATAAATGTATGTAAACGAATCATAATCTAGGTGCTTGTTTGTACCTTATATCCTTTATGCTTTGTGAAATGAGCTGCGCTGCACGACACTCGCTCTCACCGGCCGTGAAAACCTCAACCTCACCCCAGACAACGTGATGGCAGATTTATTGATGCAAATGTTCTCAGGTCACAACCACAAATGTCTGAGCACGATGCAGgacttttaataattttttaagCAGGGATCATATACAGCCTGTTTGAGAATAAAATTCAACCAGCATTTTCTCGTTacctgaaatttaacaaaacgaTCTTGCAACGAATCTCAAAGCACACAAAGAATAATCCACACCTCTCCATGTTCCACAACCTTGTACTCAATatagtgaacctgaaacctgagGAAACACCATGCACACTGCACCCAGCATGGAAAGAAGGggattttattgttttgttttttttacacagTTGTGTAATTAGTCTACTTCCCTTATGTTCTACCAGACTTGGTAAACCATTTAGCCGAAAGGACACGGCATTTAAAAGTAATCATATAGCAGACATGGATGTCATCAAACGCCATTAGAATAAACGGGGGAAATTTATCGAACACCTTTCAACAAGGAATAAAAAGCAGGCGAGACCGCATGCGGCACCTGTAGAGTTACATATGCGGAGGACATGGCGTACATTACGCCATCGGCCTCATTCATCTCCACAAAGCTACTCCCAAGGCTCCACTTAATAGCATCATTAAGAGAGCTGCAGTAAGTCTTTGGCAAAGTGCTGCCGGCGACTGGAACCGCGACGAGTCTGTGGTGCCCCCCCAGCGGCCGCCTCCCTAGTCGGGGCACGGCTGAAGGTCGGCCAGGCTCGCTGGGATGTACGTCCTCACAGTCTCATCCCACGCACAGTCCGCCACCTGCAATCGTAAATGAATGAAACTCAGAGAGGAGCGCAGGAGAGTCGTAGAGTCAGTTTCCATCTGTAAACATAAATACATTAATGGGAAAATCTCCTGGGGACAAGAGAATGTGTTAAAGCACAATCTAGCGCAGACACGGCCGAATCAAGGCTTTAAGCCTGACACCTGCTGCTTAAGAATCATCACCAGTAATATTCGGACGGATTGATGGCGATGGCCAGTCGAATGTGCCGGAGGTGCTTGCTGGTGTCAGTGGCACTGAGTCAGTCTCCAGGGAATGGTTAATACCAGTGCTTCACACAGTCAGTCATTCTCACTGCCCCCCATCACGCTTAATTGTTAAACTTATACTCAGGGCGCATTGATCGGTCTGACTAATCCAGAGGCACCAGAACCTATGGGGAAAAAATAGGGGGTGGGAAAGCTGAGAGCAGGGTCTTACTGGAAATTGATAAATCGATCAGGTCAGCTTTTGTGGTAAAACTAGGCAGAACAAATGGTGAtttatatgtattattttgtttggggggggggtgttccacgTGACGCGAGATCACAAGCTCCAACGCTAAGGCGATTATTCTTCCAACCTGGCGATCGCACCACAGCCTCAAGGCGTGTGGCACAAGTATTTCCAGCAGAGAGGGCCAGCTCAGCGTTAAACCGACATGGTGTAACAGGGCCATAAATGAACTGTGATACTTTTCGCGTTTATGAGGATTGACAGTCGTTAAAACATACACTGAGGCACTAGGCAAAGCTGATCGGCAGCCTCATGCATCCACTACGTTTTAAATAACTGCCATGGGGTGCAGCTTAGCTAATAGAACAGGCAGCTGGATTTACATTTCGTTTCTTAGCTGACATTTATCCAAAGCGCCTTACAATTTATACCCATACGGCTGCAAATTTTTATGTAGTTGTGCAGGTTACTCAAGGGTACAAAAGCCGGGAACCAGCAGGTTACGAAGCCACGTTCTTTTCCCACACTTTGGTGACTGGAGCCGCACTGTGAGTATAGCACTGATAGCCAGGTGTGCCAAAAACACACACTCCTGTCGCGGTCACCAAACGCCAGTGACAGCAGGTCCTGTCAAAGAGGCATCACTCCTGTCAAAAGAGAGATCAGCTGCACGGGGCTGAATAGCGATAGAAAACATTGGCGTTTTATCGTAGGTGAACCCCCCTTACGACTGGGGCCTCCGCTGTTTCATTCAGCTTTATCCTCTGCGCGggaaggtgtgggggggggggggggggggaagggggttgTTCATTATCCCCCAGTACCACAGCAAAGAGCTCCTGCGGCTTCATTGCCAGTCAGGCTGAGTCATCCATCGAGATTAAACGGCCTGCGTTAACATCTATTCTATGGGAAAGTCAAGACGGGAGGAGGTgcatggggggctggggggaggggaggggacactGAGGCTGCAGGAGAGGAAGGGGGAAGGGAGAGGAGGAAGACGCAGGGAGGCAATGGGAATCACACACCAGGTGTACCTCCTGTGGCCCTCATCTTAAAGAACAGGTCAGCACAGCAGAGCACGTTGCGGGGAGTTACTGAGGAAAAGGTCTCAGAGATATGTTCTCTCTCCCCATCCCACATgcgtggaggagagcaagggtGGACCGTCGGGCAGTGCGGCGGAAACTCAGGGCAGGGTTGCGCGGTGATCGTCGAAGCTAAAAAGGAATGTCTGCCCCCAAAACCTTACAGCATGCGACACGCTAAAACTTATGTCGCGTAACAAAAACGTACGGCATGTAATACCGCTAAATCTTACGGCACATAACAAAAACGTACGGCATGTAACACCGCTAAATCTACCGCTAAGTTTTTGTAACAAACACTTGTGTGACATAAAACTCAGAGTTGATGTGGAAAGCTCTGGGATTCTTCCTTTCTGCTACAGAGGCACAGTTGTTGTGTGCGAGGTTTTGGATGGGTTGTCCCAGAAAGGGCTCGGCCCATCGCCGGTGACGTCTGGGGCTGAATCCCAACAGCAGTCGTGCGGAGCTAGCAGaactggggttgggggggggggtggctgtagGCGCCCTGTGTGGTGGCTGCATCCAGGTCCTCGGATTGGCAGGGGGAGAACTGCTGATTTGCCCAATCGGTGCAGAGCCCCTCCCTCTGAGACCGCATCATCTCCTGGGGCCGCACCTCTAAGAATCGCTTGCACTTGGACATGTTCGGGTTTTCCCCAAACTGTCCTCGATTTGCCAGCTGTGAAGGTCGTGTGGCTTTATCAATGAGCTGCCTCTCCATATCCCTCAGGATGTCATTACACAGAAACATGAGGGGGGGCGCCATCTTCCCATATGTCACCACTCCTGCCTGGGCCATATAAACACCTTGGCAGAGTTTGGGTTGGAAGGGTAGCGTGACGGTGACCAGTGCAAGCCTAACTTGTTGTTAATGATGGGCAGATGagattggtctgcctgtactatTGGGTTAATTCCTACCCCCAACACTTCTCCGAGGAATATCTCCACAGCTCTCATCCAGCCACATTAATATTGCCCCTCTTGAAAGGGCGAGTCTTAGTTGCCCGATAGCTGACGCTTGTCATTGTATGTAATCTTCAACTTCAGCGGACCTGATAAGACGTACAAGTTGCATGTGTTTTGCTGAGGTAAGGATGCAATTTGAAATTCAAATGTACTTATTTACAAAAGGGCCAAGTCTCACGGGAGTTATGAAGAATGGCCGTAATTTCAGTGCTGAAATTGGTTATTTGATTGGTCTTTTGACTCCATCACGCTGGCATTGGTCTCCCTGGCTCTGTGCCTGTCCAGCCTTCCATCTCAGTTGGTGACAGAGCTATTACTCTGAATGCCTATGCAGTTCCCTCTCTGGCCACAGGCGGCGCTAATGGACAGCTAAGTTCATAATGGAGCAGCTTGTCAAAAGCCAACAGCAAAAGTGACAAgctgcatcacatgacctgctgTCCACCACCCGGTACTGAGAGAGTTTAGGCAGGCTGTTGAGTTGGAGTTTAGATACTGGAAAAGCTCGACATGAAATCACAATGCAATGTCCTGGAAATGACACCCAGATCagatgtgtctctgtgtgataATATGGGTGACCTGTATGTCTTATGGACGACAGTACCTCCTCATCTCGTTGACTGCTGCATCACTCTCCTTTAAGGAATCATGTGACCTATTACTCTTAAGCCGATTTGCTGCTTCAAACAGATGCAAACGGCAGCAGAGGCTCCCGCTATAGCTGGCAGGTTCTGGCCTGTATCCAAGGAGGCAGCGCAGAGGATAATGACCGTGCAGCTGGTGGCTTCACATCTCAGGGAATTCCTGCGCACTCCTGCTAAAGCGAAACACCCAGCACCGCATCAGCACTGGGTAATTGTGGATGTCAGCTGCATGTCACGCTCCGTGTCCGTGCTCAGCTCATTCTGAGCTCACGGCCATGAGAGTAGGCTCTGGGGGAGGGGTTGGGATGTGGCGGTTACCTGGTTGGGGATGTGGCGGTTACCGGGTTGGGGATGTGGTGGTTACCTGGTTGGGGATGTGGAGGTTGAAATCCAGGCCGCACACAAACTCCGTGTGGTGTTCCAAAGTCTCCAGCAGAGGCTGCGCCCGGGAGAAGTCCCAGattctgggggggcgggggggcacaaTCAGGCTAATTGAAAGGCTTTCCCTCTGCGCACGGGCACGCACCCAAAACCCTGACACAGCACCCACCCCCCTCAGCCGCAAACACTGCCTGCTGAGACAGACCCATCCACTCTGgaaatgtaattaaatcaaTTCCTTGGgaagaaaaaatatatgtacCCCTGACTTGCACAAATACATTAGGAGAGGATTTATGCCAACACTGGGACACCATGTGGCCAAGATGCTGGTTACGGGGGCTGAtgggagtgtgtgtggggggggggggggggtgggctactGAGCCTCAGACCAGTAACTTCCCACAAAGCTTTAAGCGTCGCACATAGGAGGGGACAAAAATATATGACATCTGTGATTTCAACAAATAATTAAACACAAATGGTACTGGGCAAAAGTCTTGGATAGTCAAAGCTGTTGAATGTAAGCTACTGAGGTAGCAAATGTATTTTCGCTCaggaaaaaacacaatttaacgtACAGAAATTAACAGCAATAAAAACTGACAAGAGTTTCTTCTGTTCTCtcaaaagttactgatatcttgttggacgactagatgaacaccgcttcagttcccaaacatctcctcagaggcacctcagccattccatatatttgctaaatttcataaccagctcacttaattaacttaattaattGAAGAactcaatgaggtattgattagccattgattctgctagtggtcaagtcaaaagaTGCACTGGTGCATTGGATGGTTGCTAAGCTGACACCCTGTTACAGACATATCAGTTTTATACCAACGCaaagattattaaacattatccTTGTCTAAGACTTCCACACagtacagccacacacacatggtaaagctaaaataaaatgtaatcatGTGAATGCTgcaaacataaaacataaaaaccACCCTAACAGCCTTCGATCGTACATTTGAAAGCAGAGGGCACATCGCAAAGCAATCTCTGCGGAGGGGGATGACCATAAAATACAGGCCTTCTATAAAGAAGAAGCTTGAATTGGAATCGATGAGCTTAGCACAGATACTTATTTTCACGGGAAGGTAGAACAAATTTCCACTGGGGCAatgatggtggaggagggggtGGAGTTTCCATTCAGGAAAAGCAAGCAATATCCTCAGTAACAAAGCATAAATAACACGGCCTAATGCGTGCactgagcgccccccccccatcaggctGGGCCTCTTAATTAAGGGCCTATTAGCTGTTTCAGTGCACCATGGTAACCCAAGGTCTTCAGCCACCCTCTCAATGGAGCAGGACATTTAATCTCATGTAAACAGCGGCGTCTGACACAGTGAAAGGGCCCCCAGCGGGGCACGTGGAGCTGGGCGAGGAGACCAGCGTGTGGGAGCAGGTGCGTTTCTGCACAcgcgtcggggggggggggggcacctgcaCGTTCGTCACtagctgccctgtgatgggctgccctccCCCGGATGGGCCAGCATATGGTCAGTGGCAAGCGCAGGCCGCAGGAAATGTTGCAGCAGCGTGCGGGACGTGCTGTGATTAAAACACCTGCTGCATCCTTCCCTGGGTGACTCATCAGCGCAGAAGCGGTCACTGAGCAATGGCTGCGGTCCAGGAGAGTGGGCGGGGCACAGCACTTTAATCgggcggggtgggggaggggttggggggggcacaggtaCACTGTGACCACAGGGACAGGGGATGCTGACATCCAGGGCTTATTTTCCATCCACGTGTCGCTGGGGCTCCTAAATTCATTCGACGTTCCAGAACAAACAGTTCCCATGACGACTGGCCGCTTCCTGCCATCGGACCAAACCAAGGGAGGAAATTACTTTTCACTGCCCGCAATCAGAAATCATTTATCTGATTCTAACAGGTGTTTTATAGGGCCTGTGAGGTGGAAGAGTCCACTGCGGGTCGCTTAGCACTGTTTGTTCATTTAGGCTCTTTAATAAACTCGCTCCTTCCGTACAATCATCACGACAACTGATTAAAAGAACATTACTCTGagctctgtccatttaaagacGTCACTGTCGCTGTTGCACGTTTATATGCAGGGTGAAGCCAGACTGATGGAAAGTGCCGGAATCTCCCAACACTGtcggaagggggtggggggcgctgGTACAGAGCCCTTTTAAGAGCACACTCATCAGCGCTCTGGGGAAATCCAACCCTTAGATGTGACGCATACGTTCTGATGCACAACAAAACTCATTGAATTAACCTCCGGGACCGCACCCCccgggacacccccccccccccgccctttaTTTCCCTCAGAGACCAGCTCTGTGGTTAAGAGCTCACTCTCTCGCAGGGCACTTCCTTTAGGAGAAAACAAACCACTCTAGCTTGAAATTAAGAGCTGGTGAGATTGCGACGTTTAACGCCCCCGGCACACGGCTGCCTCCCATGCACGCCGCTGCGTCGGGACTGACCTTTCCAAAAATGTCAGTGGAAACATCTACAGCGCGCAGTCGAAAGAAAGGACCAATTAAAACACTGACAACCTAGCGTGTTCTACTAGCGTGTTTTGTATACCCTATATCAGTGCTTCTcagagacccccagacagtc is drawn from Brienomyrus brachyistius isolate T26 unplaced genomic scaffold, BBRACH_0.4 scaffold112, whole genome shotgun sequence and contains these coding sequences:
- the LOC125727694 gene encoding solute carrier family 35 member D3 yields the protein MEVCKGRLLGISVAVAHGVFSGSLNILLKFLITTYSFRYITLIQFLTSGTAAISLELLRRFGKVDVPPYSFNLAKVFASVCILSTLQSTLTLWSLRGLSLPMYVVFKRCLPLVTLSIGVCVLKNGIPSIGVITAVLITTGGAALAGAGDLTGDPFGYVTGVLAVIIHASYLVLIQKTSADSDYGPLTAQYAVAVTATPVLLVCSFISMDAVHMWSYSGWSNPYITSLFIASIFIGCAMNFTTLHCTYINSAVTTSFVGVVKSIATITVGMLAFSDVEPTNLFVAGVVVNTVGSITYCIVKYFETKKKSNYQDLEASSKDQEPPGEPYTEEKRPGGNAGDQSGDVVDVTNQTECPVTENGKTESIELQNWVNRPNGETNSTSFSDTYAGVWRSIRNAKFFKKDTLIDNEELQSP